The Lycium barbarum isolate Lr01 chromosome 12, ASM1917538v2, whole genome shotgun sequence genome includes a region encoding these proteins:
- the LOC132624137 gene encoding uncharacterized protein LOC132624137, translating to MAYFGESLVGIASEWFIDQDISNWPTWDDMAGDFVRQFQYNIDIVPDRTSRASIRKNPTESFREYAIKWREQDARVKPPMKESEMIDVFLLAQEPDYFHYLLSTVGKTFAEAIKVGEMVENGIKSGKIVSQVALKATTQAIQNGSGGFGNRKKKEEGSSAAQRGTNHQILRGQSNSPQHFYLHQGPHYSIAPPQYTVFNTQAYARPPQRQQWRAPAPQCFRPQQQNFQAPYNPRPKTDYVREQRQRKNFTPIGESYTSLLRKLIQLGLIEPIMSCNVNPNARGFDPTVRCEYHSNAQGHSKENCFTLKRAIEKLIDDKAIVIHDEEAPNVTNNPLPAHNNAHVVGMICDEKEYKQTSKTVMEIDTLKEGLVMVTKSAQEAPLFVKGASSNANLKGSGKLILYVPGATKKKETLVTGQKLYVPSGFPRFGQNQNGLRKMTEPIVIKHTTQLLVTNMKTIPWTYNKTTVTYKGKDIVEEIDETGGLTRSGRCYAPEELRRAKQARDSQFLVEKPITEEEAEEFMKKMKVQHYSIVDQLRKTPAQISLLSLLIYSKEHRQALIRILNEAHVSDKTNVSHLEKMANRIFEVNRITFTDDELPVEGAGHNKALHLTVKCEEHYVKRVMIDGGSGVDICPLSTLQSLKISTDRIRTNNVCVRAFDGAKRDTIGEIDLTLKIGPVDFGITFQVIDMDTSYNLLLGRPWIHAARAVPSTLHQVVKFEYEKQEITVHGEDDLSIYRDPSVPCVEAKEGCESLIFQTFEIVAADQFMEGKPILEPRLSSTSVMVATQMLQNGYEPGKGLGVSLQGIVDPISPFGNQNTFSLGFRPTNADRK from the coding sequence ATGGCATATTTTGGAGAAAGTCTAGTGGGAATTGCCTCAGAATGGTTCATCGATCAAGATATTTCTAATTGGCCTACATGGGATGACATGGCAGGAGATTTTGTTCGACAATTTCAGTATAACATTGATATTGTGCCTGATCGCACTTCTCGCGCCAGTATAAGAAAAAATCCTACCGAGAGTTTTAGAGAATATGCTATCAAGTGGAGGGAACAAGATGCTAGGGTCAAACCGCCGATGAAGGAGTCGGAAATGATTGATGTTTTCCTCCTGGCACAAGAACCTGATTACTTCCACTACTTGCTTTCCACAGTGGGAAAGACATTCGCAGAAGCAATTAAAGTTGGAGAAATGGTTGAAAATGGCATCAAGTCTGGCAAAATTGTGAGTCAGGTAGCACTCAAGGCTACCACCCAAGCAATTCAAAATGGGTCTGGTGGTTTTGGAAATcgaaaaaagaaagaggaaggGTCCAGTGCTGCTCAAAGGGGGACAAACCACCAAATCTTACGAGGACAATCCAACTCACCTCAACATTTTTATCTGCATCAGGGTCCCCACTACTCAATTGCTCCACCCCAATATACGGTTTTCAACACCCAGGCATATGCCCGACCTCCTCAACGCCAACAATGGAGGGCGCCTGCTCCACAATGTTTTCGTCCCCAACAACAAAATTTTCAAGCACCTTATAATCCACGTCCTAAGACTGATTATGTAAGAGAACAAAGACAGAGGAAAAATTTCACCCCAATTGGTGAATCATACACAAGCCTGTTGCGGAAATTGATACAATTGGGTTTGATTGAACCTATCATGTCGTGTAATGTCAACCCAAATGCAAGAGGTTTTGACCCCACTGTCAGGTGCGAGTATCATTCTAACGCTCAGGGTCATAGCaaggaaaattgttttacttTGAAGAGAGCCATTGAGAAGCTAATTGATGACAAAGCAATTGTGATACATGACGAAGAGGCTCCGAATGTCACCAACAACCCACTTCCTGCTCACAACAATGCTCATGTTGTTGGGATGATCTGTGACGAAAAGGAATACAAGCAAACAAGCAAAACAGTAATGGAAATTGACACCTTAAAAGAAGGGTTGGTTATGGTGACAAAGTCCGCACAAGAAGCACCGTTGTTTGTAAAAGGTGCAAGTTCTAATGCAAATCTCAAAGGTTCGGGAAAGTTGATATTGTATGTCCCTGGAGCCACAAAGAAAAAAGAGACATTAGTAACTGGACAAAAATTATATGTTCCTAGTGGTTTTCCCAGGTTTGGTCAAAACCAGAATGGTTTAAGAAAGATGACAGAACCAATTGTGATAAAGCACACGACACAACTTCTGGTGACAAACATGAAAACTATCCCATGGACCTACAACAAAACCACTGTGACTTACAAGGGCAAGGATATTGTTGAAGAAATAGACGAAACCGGTGGCTTAACGCGTTCTGGAAGGTGTTATGCTCCAGAAGAATTAAGGAGAGCCAAACAAGCTAGGGATAGCCAATTTCTGGTGGAAAAACCCATCACTGAAGAAGAGGCTGAAGAGTTCATGAAGAAGATGAAAGTTCAACATTACTCTATTGTTGATCAGTTGAGAAAAACTCCTGCTCAGATTTCATTGCTATCTTTGCTCATATATTCTAAAGAGCACCGTCAAGCATTGATTAGAATTCTGAATGAGGCACATGTTTCAGACAAAACAAATGTAAGTCACTTGGAAAAGATGGCCAATAGAATATTTGAGGTGAATAGAATCACTTTCACCGATGATGAGTTGCCTGTGGAAGGAGCTGGACATAACAAGGCTTTGCATTTAACTGTCAAATGTGAAGAACATTATGTGAAAAGAGTCATGATTGATGGAGGCTCGGGTGTGGACATCTGCCCCCTCTCTACTTTGCAAAGTTTGAAAATCAGCACAGATAGAATTCGTACTAACAATGTGTGTGTTCGAGCTTTCGATGGCGCAAAAAGAGACACCATTGGTGAAATTGATCTTACTTTAAAAATTGGACCTGTTGATTTTGGGATCACATTCCAAGTTATAGACATGGACACTTCCTACAACTTGCTtttaggaaggccatggatccatgCAGCCAGAGCGGTGCCATCTACTTTACACCAAGTGGTCAAGTTTGAATATGAGAAACAAGAAATTACTGTTCATGGTGAAGATGATCTTTCAATATATAGAGACCCTTCTGTCCCATGTGTCGAGGCCAAGGAAGGTTGTGAATCCCTCATATTTCAGACCTTTGAAATAGTGGCAGCTGATCAGTTTATGGAAGGGAAGCCTATCCTAGAGCCCCGTCTATCCTCTACTTCAGTCATGGTGGCTACACAAATGCTGCAAAACGGTTATGAGCCAGGAAAGGGCTTGGGGGTGTCATTGCAAGGAATTGTTGACCCTATCTCTCCATTTGGTAATCAAAATACTTTTAGCTTGGGTTTTAGGCCAACTAATGCTGACAGGAAATAG